One segment of Herbaspirillum hiltneri N3 DNA contains the following:
- a CDS encoding SIS domain-containing protein, whose product MLKEARSAGSHVAEQLARDQARYAELGRWLRTAPPSGIVTVARGSSDHAASYCAYLTMVRLGHIVASLPMSLVTLNKAPLIARDALAIAISQSGQSPDVIEPIRYFRDGGATTVALINDAESPLAKTAEWTLPLHAGAELSVAATKSFIASLVAGALFAGHWQDDAGFLHALDSLPESLQRAADSDWSKAVEILAPATSIMVVGRGIGFPLALEAALKFKETSAIQAEAFSGAEIKHGPMALINEGYPLLMFATRGPTQAGMLQLAAEMRQRGAKVLLAAPADIAERDLTLPTAVTPDLDPIVAIQAFYVMAAQLAVARGMDPDKPRHLSKVTKTS is encoded by the coding sequence ATGCTTAAGGAGGCCCGTTCGGCCGGCAGTCACGTCGCCGAGCAGCTCGCCCGCGACCAGGCCCGTTATGCCGAACTGGGGCGCTGGCTGCGCACGGCGCCGCCGTCAGGGATCGTCACGGTGGCGCGCGGCAGTTCCGACCACGCCGCCAGCTATTGCGCCTACCTGACCATGGTGCGCCTCGGTCACATCGTGGCCTCGCTGCCGATGTCGCTGGTGACGCTCAACAAGGCGCCGCTGATTGCCCGCGATGCGCTGGCGATCGCCATTTCGCAATCCGGGCAAAGCCCCGACGTGATCGAGCCGATCCGCTACTTCCGCGATGGCGGCGCCACCACGGTGGCGCTCATCAATGACGCCGAATCGCCATTGGCGAAGACCGCCGAATGGACGTTGCCATTGCACGCCGGCGCCGAACTCAGCGTGGCCGCGACCAAGAGTTTCATCGCCAGCCTGGTCGCCGGCGCACTGTTCGCCGGTCACTGGCAAGACGACGCCGGCTTCCTGCACGCGCTGGACAGCCTGCCGGAATCGCTGCAGCGCGCCGCCGACAGCGACTGGTCCAAAGCCGTCGAGATACTCGCTCCGGCCACCAGCATCATGGTGGTCGGGCGCGGCATCGGTTTCCCGCTGGCGCTGGAAGCGGCGCTCAAATTCAAGGAAACCTCCGCCATCCAGGCCGAAGCATTCAGCGGCGCCGAAATCAAGCACGGTCCGATGGCGCTCATCAACGAGGGCTATCCCTTGCTGATGTTCGCCACCCGCGGACCCACCCAGGCCGGCATGCTGCAGCTCGCCGCCGAAATGCGCCAGCGCGGCGCCAAAGTCCTGCTGGCGGCGCCCGCCGATATCGCCGAACGTGACCTCACCCTGCCGACCGCAGTCACACCGGATCTCGATCCTATCGTCGCGATCCAGGCGTTCTACGTAATGGCGGCCCAACTGGCCGTGGCGCGCGGCATGGATCCCGACAAGCCGCGCCATCTGAGCAAGGTCACCAAGACCAGCTGA
- a CDS encoding BadF/BadG/BcrA/BcrD ATPase family protein, which translates to MDQAYDYLIGVDGGGTKTLVRVVPADGSPPTEATGPGSALRNGAPAAWNAILTTLQGAFAQTGMPMPSLARMAAGMGVAGYNVTQWAADFRAQAPAFGALEIVSDATTTLLGAHQGRPGAIIAVGTGTIGVALYADGSEHVVDGWGFPSGDDASGAWMGLRAINHAQHVVDGRAPHGALSAATVAFCATDGAVINPGRSERDVVLDWLSQADQAAFARLARLVIAHAGDDPAARAILTEAAAELELMAATLDPDKQLPLALCGGLAGALQEYFSPALQQRITPALADAADGALLLARRRLSSSLTI; encoded by the coding sequence ATGGACCAGGCATACGACTATCTCATCGGTGTAGATGGCGGCGGCACCAAAACGCTGGTGCGCGTGGTCCCAGCTGACGGCAGCCCGCCGACTGAAGCGACCGGTCCCGGATCGGCACTGCGCAACGGCGCACCGGCCGCCTGGAACGCAATCCTGACCACGCTGCAAGGTGCCTTCGCGCAGACCGGCATGCCCATGCCATCGCTGGCGCGCATGGCCGCCGGCATGGGCGTGGCCGGCTACAACGTGACGCAATGGGCGGCTGATTTCCGCGCCCAGGCGCCCGCCTTCGGCGCGCTGGAGATCGTCAGCGACGCCACCACCACACTGCTCGGCGCGCATCAGGGCCGGCCCGGCGCCATCATCGCGGTCGGCACCGGCACCATCGGTGTGGCCCTGTATGCCGACGGCAGCGAACACGTGGTCGACGGCTGGGGCTTTCCCTCCGGAGACGATGCCAGCGGCGCCTGGATGGGACTGCGTGCGATCAATCATGCCCAGCATGTAGTCGATGGCCGCGCCCCGCATGGCGCCTTGTCGGCGGCGACGGTGGCGTTTTGCGCGACGGACGGCGCCGTCATCAATCCCGGACGCAGCGAACGCGACGTCGTGCTTGACTGGCTGTCGCAAGCAGACCAGGCCGCGTTCGCCCGGCTCGCGCGACTGGTCATCGCCCACGCCGGCGACGATCCGGCGGCGCGTGCCATCCTGACCGAGGCAGCAGCCGAACTGGAACTGATGGCCGCCACGCTGGATCCGGACAAGCAATTGCCGCTGGCGCTGTGCGGCGGCCTGGCCGGCGCGCTGCAAGAATATTTCTCGCCGGCGCTGCAGCAACGCATCACACCGGCGCTGGCCGATGCTGCCGACGGCGCCTTGCTGCTGGCGCGTCGCCGGCTGTCATCAAGTCTGACCATTTGA
- the nagA gene encoding N-acetylglucosamine-6-phosphate deacetylase gives MSSITQVRGNVLTPHGWIDGAISFGDLICSIDGAQLEFEPADGTPHANDGDYILPGFIDLHVHGGGGKDVMEGGDAIDVIARLHARHGTTSLLATTMTAPLDELEVALKAIGSASRRREPGSGRARILGVHLEGPYINPGKLGAQPDFAIEATLEQVDWLASFAPIKLITIAPEVDGHLELVRVLTTGGMLVQIGHTLGTYDDGVAALKNGAAGFTHLFNAMSGFHHREPGMAGAALAHAEYAELIPDLLHVHPGAIRTALRAIPRLYCVTDSTAAAGMPDGDYALGRQVVHKCAGGVRLADGTLAGSTLTMDQALRNLIAMGLDISEASLRTSTYPADYLGVKERGRLKPGCFADILVFDRQFKLKEVYVEGEKIDLAHA, from the coding sequence ATGTCCTCCATCACCCAGGTTCGCGGCAACGTCCTCACGCCGCACGGCTGGATCGACGGCGCCATCAGTTTCGGCGACCTGATCTGCAGCATTGACGGTGCGCAGCTGGAATTCGAACCGGCCGACGGCACGCCGCACGCCAACGACGGCGACTACATCCTGCCCGGCTTCATCGACCTGCACGTGCATGGCGGCGGCGGCAAGGATGTCATGGAAGGCGGCGACGCCATCGACGTCATCGCGCGCCTGCATGCACGCCATGGCACCACCAGCCTGCTCGCCACCACCATGACGGCGCCGCTGGACGAACTCGAAGTTGCGCTCAAGGCCATCGGCAGCGCCAGCCGCAGACGCGAACCAGGCAGCGGCCGCGCGCGCATCCTCGGCGTGCATCTCGAAGGTCCTTACATCAATCCCGGCAAGCTCGGTGCGCAACCCGACTTCGCCATCGAAGCGACACTGGAGCAGGTCGACTGGCTGGCCAGCTTCGCGCCGATCAAGCTGATCACCATCGCGCCGGAAGTCGACGGCCACCTCGAACTGGTGCGTGTCCTGACCACCGGCGGCATGCTGGTGCAGATCGGCCATACGCTCGGCACCTACGACGATGGCGTCGCGGCGCTGAAGAACGGCGCCGCCGGCTTCACCCATTTGTTCAACGCCATGAGCGGCTTCCACCATCGCGAACCGGGCATGGCCGGCGCCGCGCTGGCGCATGCGGAATACGCAGAGCTGATTCCCGATCTGCTGCACGTGCATCCCGGCGCCATCCGTACTGCGCTGCGCGCCATCCCGCGCCTGTATTGCGTGACCGACTCCACCGCCGCCGCCGGCATGCCCGACGGCGACTACGCGCTGGGCCGCCAGGTGGTGCACAAATGCGCCGGCGGCGTGCGCCTGGCCGACGGCACCTTGGCCGGCAGCACGTTGACGATGGACCAGGCGCTGCGCAACCTGATCGCCATGGGCCTGGATATTTCCGAAGCCTCGCTGCGCACCTCGACCTATCCGGCCGACTACCTCGGCGTCAAGGAACGCGGCCGCCTCAAGCCCGGCTGCTTTGCCGACATCCTGGTATTCGATCGCCAGTTCAAATTAAAAGAAGTCTACGTAGAAGGAGAAAAGATTGACCTCGCTCATGCTTAA
- a CDS encoding ABC transporter ATP-binding protein, with protein sequence MANVSIKDLKKSYDGKQNVLAGLNLDIRDGEFCVLVGPSGCGKSTLLRMLCGLEDISGGELAIGGDIVNHLPPAKRGIAMVFQSYALYPHMNVYKNMAFGLKIAGSNKADIDERIRHAAGILKIDHLLERLPRELSGGQRQRVAIGRAIVRKPRLFLFDEPLSNLDAALRVQTRLEIAKLHKQLAATIVYVTHDQVEAMTLGDKIVVMHDGHIQQAGTPLELYQHPQNLFVAGFIGSPKMNFLPGVVTAVAEDGLEVAVSGGHKVRVDVVPGKAGVGDKVTLGLRAEHIHENTAGSEQFSGQVNLVEHLGEANFIYVTLSGGQDIVVRGDGNRNVGIGETIELSADTNVFHVFDSDGNALRRLKPGNVLSSRQQVQH encoded by the coding sequence ATGGCAAACGTAAGCATCAAAGACTTGAAGAAATCCTACGACGGCAAGCAAAACGTGCTGGCCGGCCTTAACCTCGATATCCGCGACGGCGAATTCTGCGTGCTGGTCGGCCCCTCCGGCTGCGGCAAGTCGACCCTGCTGCGCATGCTGTGCGGTCTCGAAGACATCAGCGGCGGCGAGCTGGCCATCGGCGGCGATATCGTCAATCACCTGCCGCCGGCCAAGCGCGGCATTGCCATGGTGTTTCAAAGCTATGCGCTGTACCCGCACATGAACGTGTACAAGAACATGGCCTTCGGCCTGAAGATCGCCGGCAGCAACAAGGCCGACATCGACGAGCGCATCCGCCACGCCGCCGGCATCCTCAAGATCGATCACCTGCTCGAACGCCTGCCGCGCGAGCTGTCCGGCGGCCAGCGCCAGCGCGTCGCCATCGGCCGCGCCATCGTGCGCAAGCCGCGCCTGTTCCTGTTCGACGAGCCGCTGTCCAATCTCGACGCCGCGCTGCGCGTACAGACCCGGCTGGAGATCGCCAAGCTGCACAAGCAACTGGCCGCCACCATCGTCTACGTCACGCACGATCAGGTCGAAGCGATGACGCTGGGCGACAAGATCGTGGTCATGCACGACGGCCACATCCAGCAGGCCGGCACACCGCTGGAGCTGTACCAGCATCCGCAGAATTTGTTCGTGGCCGGGTTCATCGGATCGCCGAAGATGAACTTCCTGCCGGGCGTGGTAACCGCCGTGGCGGAAGATGGTCTCGAAGTCGCCGTGTCGGGCGGACACAAGGTGCGTGTCGACGTCGTTCCCGGCAAGGCCGGCGTCGGCGACAAAGTCACGCTCGGATTGCGCGCCGAACACATCCATGAAAACACTGCCGGCTCCGAACAGTTCAGCGGCCAGGTGAATCTGGTCGAGCATCTCGGCGAAGCCAATTTCATCTACGTCACGCTGTCCGGCGGACAAGACATCGTGGTGCGCGGCGACGGCAACCGCAATGTCGGGATCGGCGAAACCATTGAACTATCAGCAGACACCAATGTCTTTCACGTCTTCGATAGCGACGGCAACGCCTTGCGCCGCCTGAAACCGGGCAACGTCCTGTCGTCGCGCCAGCAAGTGCAGCATTGA